CCGTTGGCCGGGTTGCCCAGGGCGGTCATCTGCCAGCCGGAGCCGACCCGGTGCACCTTCGCCATGATCTGCGCGGTGTAGTTGCCGCCGCCGTCGAGGGTGTAGCGCGCGAGCTCCTGGCCGTTCGTCTCGTCGACGATGCGGCAGAACGCGTTCTGCACCTCCTGGAACGTCTGGCCGGTGAAGGAGTTCACCGTGAAGACGATCTGGTCGATGTGGACCGGGACCCGCTGGAGGTCGACGAGGATCGCCTCGTCGTCCCCGCCCTGGCCCGCGCCGCCGACCAGGTTGTCGCCGGTGTGCTTGACCGAGCCGTCGTCGCTGACCAGGTGACGGAAGAAGACCACGTCGACCGGCTGCTTGTCCGCGAAGAGGACGGCCGAGGCGTCCAGGTCGATCTCCTGGGTGCGCTTGCCGAAGAGACCGCGACGCGGCGCGGCCTGCCAGC
This sequence is a window from Streptomyces sp. NBC_00691. Protein-coding genes within it:
- a CDS encoding TerD family protein, with product MSVNMTKGQAISLEKQGGGSLSQVRMGLGWQAAPRRGLFGKRTQEIDLDASAVLFADKQPVDVVFFRHLVSDDGSVKHTGDNLVGGAGQGGDDEAILVDLQRVPVHIDQIVFTVNSFTGQTFQEVQNAFCRIVDETNGQELARYTLDGGGNYTAQIMAKVHRVGSGWQMTALGNPANGRTFQDLMPAILPHL